The genomic interval GCATCCTGCGTCCGTTGGACCGGATGCTGCCCTATCGTTTGGAAATGGGAACGACCCTGAAAACGAAACGTGGCAAAGATCTCTATGCGTTTTGGGGATCTCGCATCACGGATGAGCTGAACGCCCAATTGGCCGCGACGAAGACACCGCTGCTACTCAACTTGGCGTCCAACGAATATTTCCGCAGCGTGCGTGCGGGCGAATTGAATGCATCAGTGGTCGCGCCGGTGTTCAAGGATTTCAGCAACGGCAAGTACAAAGTGTTGAGTTTCTTTGCCAAGAAAGCACGGGGAACCATGGCGGCTTGGGTGATCAAACACAAGGTCAAGACGCTTAAGAAACTGGTGAGCTTTGCCGAAGACGGCTACACCTATGACGAAGCGTCATCGACAGAGAACGCGCCGGTTTTCTTGCGTACCGGCTGATCAATAATCCGCATCTCGGCACCAGCGTTTGAATCAGACGGTTTGCGGAAAGATCGACTGAATCGCATCGATCATCTCACGCATCGACTGGAA from Stieleria varia carries:
- the yaaA gene encoding peroxide stress protein YaaA, whose translation is MLIVVSPAKTLDFESRVSVPECTVPRLLDDAAQLADVLKSKSPAQLKRMMSISDKLAEQNHQRFQDWDASAHQSANDDGSRPAVMAFKGDVYLGLKADEMTPKQLLHAQDHLRILSGMYGILRPLDRMLPYRLEMGTTLKTKRGKDLYAFWGSRITDELNAQLAATKTPLLLNLASNEYFRSVRAGELNASVVAPVFKDFSNGKYKVLSFFAKKARGTMAAWVIKHKVKTLKKLVSFAEDGYTYDEASSTENAPVFLRTG